Genomic segment of Panicum virgatum strain AP13 chromosome 9N, P.virgatum_v5, whole genome shotgun sequence:
TTGAGACCATGAGGAGCAAGATCAGTGTTGCCCTTGGAGCATTGGACAAGTAGTAGCAAATGAAAAGCCCATCTACATCTTGAAATCCGTAGGGATCATCACTCACATCTCACCTTTTCCTTTCATCTTTCCAGTCTCTTGCAAACTGTGCCATCTGCGGTCCTGGATAAAGGAAAGGCGATTGCTGATGCATatcggactcccgcagatgatTATGTTGAGGAAAATGCTGCCGAGTTGGATCCCAAGCTGAAAGAGTTGGAGGATATTCTTTAAGCTTGAATTTTGTTAAATCCAATACTAACTACTTCCAGCGATGCGACTATATTGTAGAGTGAAATTTAGAGAGAGGGTATCGGTACATCAATTTCTTTTTTTGTAATACTTCCTTATGTTTATAATATACTTGTTTACGTAATCAAATTGTCTGAATGGTAAATTTATATGGATAAATTTCTGATGGCTGCAACCTATATGTGCAGCCAGGGGAAGATCACAATCCAAAATCTGAAAAATGTGTATTGTTAACTTGGTCTTTCTTATTTAAAAGACGTATAGACAATATCCATGAACAAAGACAAGTCCCTACAACAGTCGAACAATTGTTCCACTAGACATGCTCTGCACTGCTACTTGGCAGCATATGAAATTTGGTCGTTTCTGGTCCTGCCACAGTTGGGACACAAGAAAAACTAGTGCACAATTACTTGGTAAATGCGTTTATGAGTTTAACATAAGtacaaaagaaaatatttagACCATGGCTAGGGTTCAGCTTAATGATATGGAAGATTTGGAAATTCCCAAATGAACACGCCTAAATAACAAGCTGATTGTGGCGCTGACAATCCGACGAGATCCGACACTGAGGATTCTATTCTTCCGGGATGACGGATGCTAAGCATGTGGGGCGATCCGTGGACTTAGGCTGGCGAGCAACACGCTGACCGGCGTGCCCCCGTGGCTCCTCCCACCCTGCAACTTTGCAAGCGGCTCCTCCCACCCTGAAAGCGTCGCGTGGCTGGGCTCCTGACGTGTTCTCGTGGCTCCTCATTCTTCCTCTCGTCATTCTCGTCATTGTCTTCTGAAAAGCGGCACTTGGGACGATCTGAGCGGAGCTTAGAATAAGTAGTTTCGACGCAGGTTAGCATGCCACCTCACAAGGTCATTGTCTCTGCCAGGATCAAAAAACCTGTAGCCCACGTCAATTGTGCTTGGGTAACCACAATCATCCTCAGTTTCTCCAGTCTTGTGTGGATGCGCGTCACTTATTTGAAAAGAattatttgaaaataatttaattacATCAACGACTACTAAACAATTAACTTCTTTATATATTTTCTTAATGGAAATTTGATAATAGAAGATACACACACACAGGTAGCCTATGCATTATTAACTGGCCCTCATATGAATAGTTTAGTGGCGATGACGATGAGTAGGCCGGCGGAGGGAGATTCAAGCACCAATGGTGATTCCAAAATGATGTACATGGTAAGTTTACCGTAGGACCTTTAAAAATGATAAGTGGAAAGTGTACCGCATATTTAAAAGTAATCATGAAAAGTGCATCATAGATAAAATATAAATGGAAAGTGCATCATAGGCCATATCCATCAATTCCCTTCCATTCTTTAAATTCTTTCTCTCACACCCTataatttattttcaaaataataGGCAAGTCTCTcacctcctttaatttctttccaAAATGATAGAGAATTCTCTCATCTTATTCAATTTCTTTCCAAAATGATATGCAATTAGCATAAATTAGCCTTAAGATTAAGGGAGCGGAGAGGAGTTGCGGCGGTACCAATGGGTGAGTTTATATTGGTGAAAAAAGTTTGGCTTTTTGAAAAGTTGGTTTTGAggttttctccaaattttggTACCTCTTAGTCCTAACAAGTCGGTTCTCTATGGGGAGTATGGTAGGTCTAATTTTGGTTAAAAAGGTTTTCAATTATTTCATGTTTATAGTATAAATttatttatagtatagattataGACTTACAGTATAGACTAGAAAGGCCCGCGACTTTGCCGCATGGGGCTGTATCCCGCATTGTTGTATTATAGTTGGTGCGGACTTTATTAGTAGTGGTTGTGTAAAGATAAATGTTTAATTTTTTAAGCAACGTAGTTAAGATAAATCCATCCTTTCATTATTTTCATATAGGTGTCATGGCCTGCAGCCACTATTGCACTTGGTATATATTTTTGGCATTCTGTTATTGCGACACTATTATTTAAGTATGTTGCACTTAGTATATTTAGGTATTCTATTGTCACGATGCTATTATTTAAGTAGTACATTATTTTGAGTATTGAAATACATGTATGACATTTGTTATTGTATTTATTATGGTGAAAGAAGGGGTAAAATCATTTATTAGTGAGGATGGGCATAATTAGTCGAATACTTAATGTATTTGCGAAACCATGAGGCAATTAATAGGGATGATAGGTTGATTTTGGGAAAGATTGAGGATTGTTTTATAAAATGGTAGGGGTTCCATCCGGCCAGTGGGATGACCGGGAATGGATGGTGATGTGGCATTCTTTTGGTGCAGGATTCGTATATAGAGATGTAGATAAATAGTACTTCTTGTATATTGTGGACGTGATTGTGGGTGGTGGCATTGGATGACTAAGTAAGACGTATCCTCAAAGTACGCTTCTACAAAGTGAAGACGTTTTCTCGGCAATCGGTTCAAGTCCCAGCCCCACCATGGAAGTGGCAGGGCCCCACTTTTCGGCATACAGTAATCTGACGTAGCGCGCAATCGCTGGCACAACCGCCACCTCTCACGACtccatccatgatccatccGGCCCAAGGAAAGTGACGACCTGTGGGCTGTGGCCTGTGGGCATGGCGCAGGGCAGCCATCGAATTAGGTCCCGTTTGGATTCGTAGAATTCAGAATCCAAAAATCGTGTTGCCTCCCAAATGGGGCGAttccttagagcaactccagtgggGCTGCTAAATTTGGGTGAGCAAAAGCCCATTTAGAAGTccaattctaaattttactcacCTAAATATGGGCCTCCACTCCAGCAGGCTGAGTAAACTGGGCTTCCATTTTTTCATCAGTCaaatgggccccacctgtcattccCTCGTCACCCCCACCCACCTCTCTCACCCGTTCcaacccccgcgccgccgccgccctccaccccgccaccgcccgctTGTCGTCCCGCCACCGCTGCTCCGCCTCCGGGCGCTCCGCCCCTCGTCCTCTCCCAcaacgcgctcgccggcggcatccCCAGCGGCCCCGTGCGGGACCCGCTCGTCCACCTCGACCTCCGCGGGAACCGCCTCTCCGGCGTCGTCCCGCTGCTGCCGCCcacgctgctgctgcagctcgacgacgacgtcgccgcGCTGCGCCCCGTCACCGGCCCGCCCCTGCTTGCGCCCACGGCGTCGGTCGTCTCCGTCGCGGCCCTGCAGGTGGGCCGGGTCGTCGTCTCGCTCTTCGACCTGCTGCGAGACCCGCAGGCGCAGGAGCCGCTGCGCCGCCTCCCTTCGTCGCCCGGCACCACCACGCTCTCCCGGCACCACCTCATCGCCTTCGCAGGTGCGGCTCTGTctcctactcctcccccgcctcCCTTCGTTGGTAGGAGCCCGTTTTGGCTGTCACCGAGCTCGATTACGTGCAGAGGAGCTCGATTTGGTGGTTGTCGAGCTCAACTCTGCACAGCGGAACTCGATTTGGTGGTCCTGGAGCTCAGTTGGTCAAATTGTGAGCTTGCTCCCGTGGGCGAGATGGCAAGCACGATATGTTTTGCTTCCGCCCAATCTCATGTAGATGCAGGCAAGGCCATTGGTACTGCCCATATATAGTAGTAGCAGTATATATAACAATCAGCTAGCACTCCAAAAGGTAGTTCGGTGGCCAAACTTTTTCTTGTTGTTGACCATCAAAAATTGATCTTTTGATCTGTCCAATGCAATGCCTCCTGTATTATAGCATATGCTTCACTACCTGAAATTCTTGTTAATATATGATATTTCTTTTGTCACCTATTTTATATTATGTCAGGTGTACAAGCATATCTTGCTGGTCTTACATTAGCATATCCAGTATTTTATATTACTTTCATATTGCACACTCTGTCCTTGCACAATCACTCTGAGTCTACGTTATAAACTAGCTAACTTGATTTACTCTTGGGCTTTGGATATATAGATTGGCTAAAGAAACAACACGCATGAAATGGCATATGAACCCTTTTTTGTAAACTACTGACCTGATGTAAATATCattatcaattgctccttcgaATACATGAAATGGCATATGATGATCCTTTGTTGAACTTCAGAGAGGGTACTTGACTTAATTTGTTGATCCTGACCTTGAGAGTGGACACGAACATGGCAAAGCAAACTGTTACATGGGAGAGGTTCAGCTTTGTAATCCAGCACACATCCTGATGAACATGGCATGCCCAGCAAACAAACTCAGAGTAACATAAACACTCAGTCATTATTTGAATAGAAACATTCAGATAAATAAACATCTCAGGTTTGACAATAAATAAACATCTCAGGTTTGGCATCTAGCCATCTACCACCCATCTGAACAACCAAACAAGAAAGATATTTGACAATAAAAATGCCACTGCTACATTTGACCAAACTGAACAATCACGAACAAATGATGAGCTTCAATCCTACACTGGACTCCAATCCATGCTGAACCAGAAATGACTGAATGTTCTTCTGAAGAGGCCCCTACGACAAGTAAAGCAAACAGAACTGAGACAAGGAAAGGATCACGCGGAGCTTACGTCATCCCCAGCCGCCCCGCTGGCATGCTCGCTTGCCCCCGAATTGAGTGAGGCAACCTTTGCCGCTGCAATATGTGCCCTCATCACTCGAACGTAGGCCCTCTGACTCTCATCCATCGAGCTGAGATCACAGAACATAATCTTTTGCTCTTGCTCCCACATCAACCGCCGCTCCTTTATCTCGAGCCTCTTCTCCTCAAGCCTGGTAGATTCTTcaagcttcttctgctcaatcCTGGTAGCTTCTTTCCAcctttcatttttttgttttgcttcttCCACCTTCATCTGAACAAAGCTGCCCCAGACCTCTATGCACTCATCAACTCCTCGTCCATTCCTCTTCACCTTCTCCTTCGACTGTTTCCGACCCGGAGGTCGATCTTGCTTGGCAGCAGGCATGGAAGAGTTAGCTGGTGTCGAATCTTGACCTGCTTCATTTCCTTCATCTTCAGCTGGTGTAGCACGCTTGTCTGATGTGCTTGGCCTCCTTGATTGCTTCATGGCCTCTTGCAGCGATAGAAACTTCTCGGTGTGCCTAACCTCCAACCAGCAGTGGATGAAGGTGAAGGACTTGGTTTTGGGGTCAGCTCGAGCATATCGAGCTTGAGCTTCTTTTATCTGCAAGAAAGAGAAAACAATGAAGCAATTATTAGAAGATAATAAGCATTCGAACATTGAAAGTAACAAAGGCGATGTTCGATGCCACTTACATGCTCAGTGTAAGGAATACCACTTGGATGTCGACGCTCGATCTCGTCGTAGAATGATTGGAATCTCATGCAGTCTTTCAGTATGCCTCCCATTCTTTTCTCGAGCGAAGCAGTAGTTCTATCAGACTCAAAACATTTGTGGTCGTGGAAGTGCTCTGCAATCCTTGCCCAATACGACTTGCTTGGTTGGTCATTTGCAGTGATTGGATCAGTTGTGATGTTAATCCAAGATCTGCAGAGCTAGATATCCTCATCGTGGTGGTAATTGCCACCTCTCTTACTTCCACTGCCTTGAAGTTGCATCAGCACATCAACCTCCAGCTCAGTTTCTTGTGTCATAAAATTGACGAAACCTCCTGGGGGAATTGAATCCTACAAAAGCTCGACATGTTAGAAGGTAATAGAAATGTGAAAACATATAATAGGATTTATGaactgagttttgtacattgAAATGGTGAAACCAGAAACTGAATTTGGACCATGGAAATTTCATAGCACACAATGCAAGTCGATATCACACTAGATTACCTGGGTGGAGTCCGGGGTGGGGGTCCAGTCAAAGAGGTTGGGTGCACTGAAGTCGTCTACGGTGGCCTCATAGTCAAGTGCTGGTGTTGAGGAGGCTCTTTGAGTGTCCCAGTCAGTGGCGTGGCCAAAGGATGACATGGATACTTGTGGCAGAGATGGTAGGCGGGACGGCTCAGAGATGCTTGGCATCGGGGCCTTCATGGTGCTTTGATGGTAGCCACCGCCGGGAAGTGgatgctggccgccgccggtacTTGGTTGATGCAGGCTGCCACCGCTCGGTCGGGGAAGCGGAGCGACGAAGGACTGGTGTTGTTTCTTGGACGGTGTCGAGGTAGTCGGCTGAGGAGGTTTGCGGCCACCGGAGATggagcgggccggcggcgccaagTTCCTCAagctcgccccgccgccggtaGCCTGTTGCAGATGACGTCTCTCCATGGCGGCGTCGAATCTGAGATATACAAAAAAACATGGCTTTGTGGTCAGGTTCTCAATATTCGATGCATTTGAATAAACACAGAGGCTGATAATGCCTGCTTGAGAGGCTGAGACCCTCATACCTACAGCTAGAATACCCAAGGTCAGACAGCGCGTCTCAACTCCAACCAAATAGGCATTGCCGAGATAAAATTTGAGCAAACAGTTGGGTGATTAGGTCAGGCAAGAGAAGATCATTTTGATTCACATCAGACAACAGATGCAAGTACCGTCAGCAAGCATAACAAGAGCCATGTGAGTAAGGGCACAGTAGGCTACCACTGCAACCACAAGCTAGATGAAAATCCCATTTCCATTTCCCACGGTACACGCACTGCAATACataccagttcaacccaaacAAACCGACATCACTCTACTATAAACTTCCACGAATATCCCAACCAGATTACAGCAGTTGCCAATCCAAAGCCTGAACTCACACAGCAATCTCCATCTACGGGGAGCTGGGAAACAAACACCAAGTCTCCTCAACATCACGAGTATGCACACACAAGCAAATTTTCCTCAAACCGAAGCACAAGACCCCCAACCCCAGCATGTAACATCTAGAAGCTTCTAGAACGGATGCAGATCGAGAGCACACTTTACCATTGGGCAGTAAATAATCTGACAAAACTTAACCACGGAGCAAGAGGCACAGAAGCGGAGCGGAGCACATGAACAATACCTGATGAATGCCTGCCCAAGCCGCCGGCCAACCGGCTCAAGATGTCGCGGAGCTGTGGCGTTGGCCTGGAGGACGCTCACCGCGGCCAcctccccgcgcccgcgcccgcgcccggcaAGAAGCAGGCGCCGGCGGCTCGCAGatccggggaggaggaggaggaggaggaccggaggcaggcaggcgggccggcggcgtcagctagggtggccggcggcgtggcgtcggcaggggaggggcggcggctagggcggccggcggcgtggcgtccgcgggggcggggcggcggcggcggcggcgtgcggggcgGGGGTGCTCGCCCTGCGTGCGACGGATCGGCACAGCTCcgtgaaaatgaaaaaaaaatgggtGGGGCCCACAGTTGGCAGCCCAAATAGAATGCCACCAAATTGGGGAGTGGGATGAGAAATTTGGAAGGGCTACCAAAATGGCAGCCCATTTACTCTCCCTGTTGGAGATTGATTTTTTGTGTCCACCGCCTAAATCTTGATTTGGTAGCCCATTTGCTCGTCCTGCTAGAGTTGCTCTTAGGCTTGCTCCAACGGTGCCCTCTATATGGCCCCCCACCCCACGtagggggagctttggggggaaatccgatccaacggttccccccaaagctcccctatatacggggggagttgaaactctcTCCATATATAgagtgagtttcaactccccctatatctctaatcacaccgtttcttcatgatattaatctcgtttgagccccgtaacatgatgataatacgtattatgacagtacaaatactgtatgatttttttaaaattcaaaaacgataaataaatagttagttaatgagtgatagtatatagagggaatatatatggggggaatggttggagagaaggagttatagggggaggaatcttttggagggaggtagtaaaatatagtaaatagtacgtttggggggagttggatggggggaatggttggagaaagccttAGGCGACCTCCAACGGTGCCTTGTAAAGGGCCCTCCCCCGCACGtagggggagctttgggggAGGAAGCCctccaacggctccccccacAGCCCCCATGTAtatggggggagttgaaactccccccacgtatgggggagttgaaactccccctatatgtctaatcacaccgtttctcACCGTTTCTTTGCGATATTAATCCtatttgagccccgtaacacgataataatgcgtattatgacagtacaaatactgtatgatttttttaaattcaaaaatgttaaataaatagttagttaatgagtgatagtatatagggggaatagatatggggggaatggttggagagaaggagttatagggggaggaattttttggagggagatagtaaaatatagtaaatagtacgtttggggggagttggatgggggatggttggagaaagccttAGCGGATTCTAGagcaggattttttttttaaagatagAGCAGGATTTTAAAATGTCTGAATCAACTCGAAGGTTGCTTCCAGCAGCAACTGCTTCCCATATTACAATTTTGCCCTTAGCTGTTCCGGAAAAAAAAAACGCCAATCGTTCGCAATCCCGTCTCTCCTACGCACCCCCGCCCAACCCCGCCGCCCTGCATCGccatcccggccgccgccctcgtccCCATCCCGGCCGGCGCCTTGGTGCGCATCCACGGCCGACGCGGCGCAAGATCCGGCCGCTCCGGCGCTCCGACGCCCGTCAGGCCAATAGCAGTGCGCGCGGCTGCGTCCTCCCCACCCCACGCACAGATCCCGAAGCCGACGCCTTGCCCGCGACGACTGCACAGTCCACGGTCCACACGCACATGCAAAGCGCGGCGGGTCGCATGCGCATCTAGATCCTCGCGCCATTGGAACCAACGCCATCTTCTACCCGGGTTCGGGCGCCGTACCCCTTCTTATTACCACGCTGCTTCGTCCTCTGCTCCTCGTAGTCTAGCGGACGGGCGGcgatggctgcggcggcgaggaatgcGGGCGTCCTCGCGCTCTTCGACGTCGACGGCACCCTCACAGCGCCGCGCAAGGTAGACGCGAGTTCCCCTTCCTGGATCTCTTTTGCTTATTGTTTTTTCCCCAAATTTCTCGTGTTTAAATCGTTGCCAGCCCCGCGCTGTTTTTTTAAATAATCTCGTGCTTCTCTGGGACAGGTGGTGACGCCTGAGATGCTAGAGTTCATGAAGCAGCTGCGCCAGGTGAGAATTGAGATCGCACATCCTCTGTTCTGGTATGAAGGAGAATTACAGTGTCGTTTTTATTTTGGGAGCAGCATGTCACTGTTGGCGTGGTGGGCGGATCCGATCTGGTAAAGATTACTGAGCAGCTCGGCAGGACAGGTCTGTAATGTGCACAATCAACTTTGGCCACGATCTGTTGTTGACTGGATTTCACACTGTTGCTAAATCTTGCAATGTGATATTGAATTGGTCTAGTCTTTTTCCCTATTTTGCAGTTATTACTGACTACGATTACGTCTTCTCTGAAAATGGTCTAGTTGCACACAAGAACGGAGAGCTAATTGGAACTCAAGTAAGTCTTTGGGCACCACAAGCATGTCTTGTATCCAGTGACGGGCTCAATATCAACAAATTTAATTGCAAGAAAATGTTAGTAAAGAAAGCAAAATCTACTAGAACATCTGATTTCTCTATGTTCTTGTATATGCTGATACTGAACTTTTGCTTTCTGCAGAGTTTGAAATCATTTCTTGGAGAAGACAAGCTGAAGGTGAGCCTATGTGGTGTATTCATTTTCTTTCACTAATTCATTGATCCAACATCAGGCTTGCTAAAGTTCTGCATATGTTTCTCAGGAATTTATTAACTTCACCCTTCATTACATTGCTGATTTGGACATTCCAATTAAAAGGTAGGTAAAGAACCCtattaaggccctgtttagttcccaaaaaatttcctacagtactcgtcacatcgaatctttggacacatgcatagaacattaaatgtagttgaaaaaataactaattacacagtctaactgattagtacaagatgaatcttttaagcttaattagcccatgattggacattatttgtcgagtaacaacgaaatgtgctacagtaccaaaacccaaactttttcaccaactaaacacaccctaaataACTCAGTTCTGCACTAGCTCAGTGATCATTACTGACCAGTGCTCAATGTTTGCTCAGAGGTACCTTCATAGAGTTCCGAAGTGGAATGATTAATGTTTCTCCGATTGGGAGAAACTGTAGCCAAGAAGAACGTGATGAATTCGAGAAGTACGATAAGGTATTAATCCTTTACTAGAAATCAGTAACCTTTCTTAGTC
This window contains:
- the LOC120689373 gene encoding WAS/WASL-interacting protein family member 3-like — its product is MTMSRPAEGDSSTNGDSKMMYMSNGPHLSFPRHPHPPLSPVPTPAPPPPSTPPPPACRPATAAPPPGAPPLVLSHNALAGGIPSGPVRDPLVHLDLRGNRLSGVVPLLPPTLLLQLDDDVAALRPVTGPPLLAPTASVVSVAALQVGRVVVSLFDLLRDPQAQEPLRRLPSSPGTTTLSRHHLIAFAGVQAYLAGLTLAYPIG
- the LOC120692892 gene encoding uncharacterized protein LOC120692892 encodes the protein MGGILKDCMRFQSFYDEIERRHPSGIPYTEHIKEAQARYARADPKTKSFTFIHCWLEVRHTEKFLSLQEAMKQSRRPSTSDKRATPAEDEGNEAGQDSTPANSSMPAAKQDRPPGRKQSKEKVKRNGRGVDECIEVWGSFVQMKVEEAKQKNERWKEATRIEQKKLEESTRLEEKRLEIKERRLMWEQEQKIMFCDLSSMDESQRAYVRVMRAHIAAAKVASLNSGASEHASGAAGDDVSSA
- the LOC120691494 gene encoding phosphomannomutase yields the protein MAAAARNAGVLALFDVDGTLTAPRKVVTPEMLEFMKQLRQHVTVGVVGGSDLVKITEQLGRTVITDYDYVFSENGLVAHKNGELIGTQSLKSFLGEDKLKEFINFTLHYIADLDIPIKRGTFIEFRSGMINVSPIGRNCSQEERDEFEKYDKVHNIRPKMVSVLRGKFAHLNLTFSIGGQISFDVFPQGWDKTYCLRYLEEFQEIHFFGDKTYKGGNDFEIFESERTVGHTVTSPDDTAQQCRSLFMAK